From Candidatus Bathyarchaeota archaeon, a single genomic window includes:
- a CDS encoding GNAT family N-acetyltransferase produces MAYKTFKLKDGRTATLDWLREEDLPEVVEAINSVISEGKYLFMNNEITDMEEERRWFERGIKAGMLYLVARVDNKLVGGASIHPHTDKRAHVAEFGIFIRDGYRNSGLGTTMTKTFIEIAKKRGFEVLQLSVYATNKRAFHVYKICGYKECGKLTRDIKFLDGTYIDRILLELLLK; encoded by the coding sequence TGACTGGTTAAGAGAAGAGGATCTGCCTGAAGTTGTAGAGGCGATTAACAGTGTAATCAGCGAAGGAAAATACCTCTTCATGAATAATGAAATAACGGACATGGAAGAGGAGCGAAGATGGTTTGAACGTGGCATAAAGGCGGGAATGCTTTACCTGGTTGCAAGAGTTGACAACAAGCTGGTTGGAGGCGCAAGCATCCACCCCCACACAGATAAACGGGCACACGTTGCAGAGTTCGGCATTTTCATTCGCGATGGCTATCGCAACTCAGGATTAGGAACAACTATGACAAAGACGTTTATCGAAATCGCCAAGAAACGCGGATTTGAGGTTCTTCAACTCTCTGTCTACGCCACAAATAAGAGAGCTTTCCACGTTTACAAGATATGCGGGTATAAAGAATGCGGCAAACTAACTCGAGACATAAAGTTTCTTGATGGAACATACATTGATAGAATATTATTGGAATTACTTTTGAAGTAG
- a CDS encoding MBL fold metallo-hydrolase — MAVFIKWLAHASFQIKAEGIVIYIDLEKYGEVAEKADLILVTHSHSDHCDPSKVKKARRDDTVIISPRDCVSRIGGTVKTLESGEETTVKGVKVRAVDAYNTKRFRSPGKPYHPKQFGVGYLITVENKTIYHAGDTDFIPEMRQLGPVDVALLPSGDTYTMDNAEAAEAAIAINPKTALPMHRWSTNPEEFRKEVEANSNIKVMLLREGEEYQVA, encoded by the coding sequence ATGGCTGTCTTCATAAAATGGTTGGCTCACGCCAGCTTTCAAATAAAAGCTGAAGGAATAGTCATCTATATTGACTTGGAGAAATATGGTGAAGTTGCTGAAAAGGCAGATTTGATTTTGGTGACGCATTCGCATAGTGACCATTGTGATCCATCTAAGGTCAAAAAGGCTCGTAGGGATGACACTGTGATAATTTCTCCCAGAGATTGTGTTTCAAGAATCGGTGGAACCGTTAAGACTCTTGAATCTGGGGAAGAGACAACGGTGAAGGGTGTGAAAGTTAGGGCTGTGGACGCCTACAATACTAAGCGTTTCAGATCTCCCGGAAAGCCTTATCATCCCAAGCAGTTTGGGGTCGGCTACTTGATAACTGTTGAGAACAAGACGATTTATCATGCTGGAGACACAGATTTTATCCCCGAAATGCGGCAGCTCGGACCTGTAGATGTGGCGTTGCTCCCTAGCGGAGACACATACACCATGGATAACGCTGAGGCTGCTGAAGCAGCGATAGCAATCAACCCTAAAACAGCATTACCGATGCACCGTTGGAGCACGAATCCCGAAGAGTTCAGAAAGGAAGTGGAGGCCAATTCAAACATCAAGGTTATGCTGTTGCGAGAAGGAGAAGAATATCAAGTAGCTTGA
- a CDS encoding M20 family metallopeptidase, translating into MSVAKETATCWIDENKARLVQISDTVWEFAELGLIEFKSSALLTDELEKHGFRIERGVACMPTAFVATFGEGKPVIGIMGEYDALPGISQKKVPWKESLEPGRPGHGCGHNIHGISGMAAAISVKNAMKKHQIMGTIKFFGCPAEENFSGKVYMIRDGYFGDVDAVISHHPSTMNEASLLSSLAVNSVKFHFYGKASHAGGSPEQGRSALDAVELMNTGVNYLREHVVQDARIHYIIEKGGDQPNIVPPYSRSWYYVRAPERDQMMFIYDWVLDIARGAALMTRTELKVEFIEGDHNYIPNKTISELIVKNMREIGLPKYADDDLKFANQIAETITPEMKNAQLRKSKRPGWERLVDELIDPELPDPWGEGETSHGSTDVADVSWQTPTVEFSTATWILGTPAHSWQAVAQSGVGLGHKSLIFAAKVMATTVIDLLTNEDELNKAKKEHNRRISNAKYVSPIPTDKKPPLDVWEK; encoded by the coding sequence ATGTCTGTTGCGAAGGAAACTGCTACTTGCTGGATTGATGAAAACAAGGCCCGACTCGTTCAAATAAGTGATACAGTGTGGGAGTTTGCTGAGTTAGGCTTAATTGAGTTCAAGTCTTCAGCGCTCCTTACAGATGAGTTGGAGAAACACGGGTTTAGGATTGAACGTGGAGTTGCATGTATGCCAACAGCTTTCGTAGCTACTTTTGGTGAAGGAAAACCCGTTATAGGAATAATGGGTGAATATGATGCACTGCCAGGAATATCACAGAAAAAGGTTCCGTGGAAAGAATCATTAGAACCGGGGAGACCTGGACATGGATGTGGACACAACATTCATGGGATAAGCGGGATGGCAGCGGCGATCTCTGTGAAGAACGCAATGAAGAAGCATCAAATAATGGGTACGATCAAATTCTTTGGATGCCCAGCCGAGGAGAACTTCTCAGGCAAGGTGTACATGATTAGAGATGGATACTTCGGGGATGTCGACGCTGTAATTAGCCATCATCCGAGCACTATGAACGAAGCTTCGTTGCTAAGCAGTTTAGCTGTCAACTCGGTCAAGTTTCATTTTTATGGTAAAGCTTCTCATGCTGGTGGTTCCCCGGAGCAAGGTAGAAGTGCGTTGGACGCAGTTGAATTGATGAATACTGGCGTGAACTATCTTAGGGAACATGTAGTCCAAGACGCGAGAATTCATTACATAATTGAAAAAGGAGGAGACCAGCCGAATATTGTGCCTCCATACTCCCGAAGTTGGTACTATGTGAGAGCTCCAGAGAGAGATCAAATGATGTTCATATATGATTGGGTACTTGACATAGCGCGGGGGGCAGCGCTTATGACCAGAACTGAGCTGAAGGTAGAGTTCATCGAAGGCGATCATAACTACATTCCTAATAAAACCATCTCAGAGTTGATTGTTAAGAATATGCGTGAAATTGGACTGCCAAAATACGCCGATGATGATTTGAAGTTTGCAAATCAAATTGCCGAGACGATTACTCCAGAGATGAAGAATGCTCAACTACGAAAATCCAAACGACCTGGATGGGAACGACTTGTTGACGAATTGATAGACCCTGAACTTCCTGATCCTTGGGGCGAAGGAGAAACTAGCCACGGCAGCACCGACGTAGCTGACGTGAGTTGGCAGACACCTACTGTAGAATTCAGCACTGCCACTTGGATTTTAGGTACCCCTGCTCATTCATGGCAAGCGGTTGCGCAAAGCGGAGTTGGCCTTGGACACAAGTCGCTGATTTTCGCAGCGAAGGTGATGGCTACTACAGTAATAGATCTCTTGACTAATGAGGACGAATTGAACAAGGCAAAGAAGGAGCATAACCGAAGAATAAGTAATGCAAAATACGTGTCTCCAATCCCTACTGATAAAAAGCCTCCTCTCGATGTTTGGGAGAAATAA
- a CDS encoding DUF362 domain-containing protein, protein MSEKAKVYFGSIQQGQDAIFAALAAKVDKIIELLDFSTIKKRDKVAIKMHLGFQDGYQTVPVFFVRRIVKAVKRVGGWPFITDNPTAVYNAVDRGYTQETCGCPIIPAAGVKDGYTHSVNVGYKNVDTLEMSGVIHDADALIDLTHAKGHACSGYGGAIKNLALGGYSLPSRWNKIHGVEHSIPYWDAKKCTPEHAQALVKACPYGALKYDAKKHKLSLLLYACRNQLCLECLEADKEIGCLQIKPEFFAAFQELMAITAKKVLDTFDENKRFFLNFILQVTPHCDCMGMIQPSVVADIGVLGSRDIVAIEIATLDLIAKAGLIEQTIPPYFKHVNLDPNIDLHPFERLWGAMKNPYLVAKFAEQYGLGTRKYELVELLSPKETSKMEPPKQVYERQPSFY, encoded by the coding sequence ATGAGTGAAAAAGCAAAGGTCTATTTTGGCTCCATACAGCAGGGCCAAGATGCAATTTTCGCGGCCTTAGCGGCGAAAGTTGACAAGATAATCGAGTTGCTAGACTTCTCAACAATCAAGAAGCGTGACAAAGTCGCCATCAAAATGCACCTAGGCTTCCAAGACGGATACCAAACGGTGCCAGTATTCTTCGTCCGGCGGATCGTCAAAGCCGTTAAACGGGTTGGCGGGTGGCCCTTCATCACCGACAATCCCACAGCGGTTTACAATGCGGTTGATCGCGGCTACACGCAAGAAACGTGCGGCTGCCCAATCATTCCAGCTGCCGGAGTCAAGGACGGGTATACCCACTCAGTTAACGTGGGCTACAAGAATGTAGACACGCTAGAGATGAGCGGCGTAATTCACGACGCCGACGCGCTCATAGATTTAACCCATGCAAAGGGACATGCTTGCAGTGGGTACGGCGGCGCCATCAAGAACCTCGCTCTGGGCGGCTACTCGCTTCCATCAAGGTGGAATAAGATCCATGGTGTTGAGCATTCCATTCCTTACTGGGATGCAAAGAAGTGCACGCCAGAGCATGCCCAAGCGCTTGTTAAAGCCTGCCCCTACGGTGCCCTCAAGTATGATGCCAAAAAACACAAACTGTCGCTGCTTCTTTATGCATGTAGAAACCAGCTCTGCTTAGAATGCCTCGAAGCAGACAAAGAGATCGGGTGTCTGCAAATCAAGCCTGAGTTCTTCGCAGCTTTTCAAGAGTTGATGGCAATTACCGCCAAAAAGGTTCTTGACACCTTTGATGAAAACAAGCGGTTCTTCCTAAACTTCATCCTTCAAGTAACGCCTCACTGCGACTGCATGGGAATGATTCAACCAAGCGTCGTAGCAGACATTGGGGTTCTGGGCAGCCGCGATATCGTAGCGATTGAGATTGCTACATTGGATCTTATCGCAAAGGCTGGGCTGATCGAACAGACCATCCCGCCCTACTTCAAACATGTCAACCTCGACCCCAACATAGACCTACATCCCTTTGAACGTCTCTGGGGGGCAATGAAGAATCCCTACCTCGTCGCCAAATTCGCGGAGCAATATGGTTTAGGCACTAGAAAGTACGAATTAGTTGAATTGTTGTCGCCTAAAGAGACCAGCAAGATGGAACCACCCAAACAAGTGTACGAACGCCAACCCTCCTTCTACTAA
- a CDS encoding zinc-ribbon domain-containing protein, translating into MRTAAMPYVLITFGIFGSVFLGLVAGLGNIMTNEYIDYNLPGNPIIREYDFRIGGKYGLVTLSLLFGGAASAIGGYGTGFHILCKQSPTIHHSNSEKCMVLQKTNVALPVTCPQCKKKLPTYSKFCPKCGTDLIPNAATLRTS; encoded by the coding sequence TTGAGAACAGCTGCGATGCCTTATGTTCTAATCACATTTGGCATCTTCGGCTCGGTGTTTCTAGGCCTTGTTGCTGGTTTAGGAAATATCATGACTAATGAATACATAGATTACAATCTTCCAGGGAATCCCATCATACGAGAATACGATTTCAGAATAGGAGGAAAATATGGCCTAGTAACCTTATCCCTTCTTTTCGGGGGCGCAGCTTCAGCTATTGGCGGATATGGCACAGGATTCCACATTCTTTGCAAGCAGTCTCCTACGATCCATCACTCCAACAGTGAGAAGTGCATGGTGCTTCAGAAAACTAATGTTGCATTACCGGTGACATGCCCACAATGCAAGAAAAAGCTTCCAACATATTCCAAGTTCTGTCCCAAATGCGGGACTGATCTCATACCTAATGCTGCAACATTACGAACCTCTTGA